In Pseudomonas sp. ADAK18, a single window of DNA contains:
- the waaC gene encoding lipopolysaccharide heptosyltransferase I has protein sequence MRVLVIKTSSLGDVIHALPALTDAARAIPGIRFDWVVEEGFAEIPTWHPAVDNVIPVAIRRWRKNIWQTIKSGEWRRFKQRIQSTKYDLVIDAQGLLKSAWLTRYVRAPVAGFDKQSAREPLAARFYSRRLAVARGQHAVERLRQLFAVALGYDLPKGLGDYGLNVDKLLGLPPKKPFVLLLHGTTWDTKHWPEAYWRELAERMDRQGVDVKLPWGNATEKARAERLAQGLGNAEVLPKLNLAGVARVLASAKACVAVDTGLGHLAAALDVPTISLFGPTNPGLTGAYGKAQIHLASDFPCAPCLQKKCTYQPTADDQRRFDIKREWPLCFTRLNPERVASRLSTLLLAEELR, from the coding sequence TTGCGGGTACTGGTAATCAAGACCTCATCCCTGGGCGACGTGATCCATGCCTTGCCGGCCTTGACCGATGCGGCGCGGGCGATCCCGGGGATTCGCTTTGACTGGGTGGTGGAAGAAGGTTTTGCCGAAATCCCCACCTGGCATCCTGCTGTGGATAACGTGATTCCGGTGGCGATCCGCCGCTGGCGCAAGAACATCTGGCAAACCATCAAGAGTGGCGAATGGCGGCGCTTCAAGCAGCGTATCCAGTCCACTAAATACGACTTGGTGATTGACGCCCAAGGCCTGCTGAAAAGCGCTTGGCTGACCCGTTATGTGCGTGCACCGGTGGCCGGTTTCGATAAGCAGTCCGCTCGCGAGCCCCTGGCTGCGCGGTTCTATTCCCGACGTCTGGCAGTGGCCCGCGGACAACATGCGGTGGAGCGCCTGCGCCAATTGTTCGCCGTCGCCCTGGGTTATGACTTGCCCAAGGGCTTGGGGGACTACGGCCTGAACGTCGACAAACTGCTGGGGCTGCCGCCGAAGAAGCCTTTCGTGTTGCTGCTCCACGGCACTACCTGGGACACCAAGCACTGGCCGGAAGCCTACTGGCGCGAGCTGGCCGAGCGCATGGACCGGCAGGGGGTCGACGTGAAGCTGCCCTGGGGCAACGCCACAGAAAAAGCCCGTGCCGAACGATTGGCCCAAGGCCTGGGTAATGCCGAAGTGCTGCCCAAGCTGAACCTGGCGGGTGTGGCGCGAGTGCTAGCCAGCGCCAAGGCCTGTGTGGCGGTGGACACCGGTCTAGGTCACCTGGCCGCCGCCCTGGATGTGCCGACCATTTCCCTGTTCGGCCCCACCAACCCTGGCCTGACTGGCGCCTACGGCAAGGCCCAGATCCATCTGGCGAGCGACTTCCCTTGCGCGCCATGCCTGCAAAAGAAATGCACCTATCAACCGACCGCTGATGATCAGCGCCGGTTTGACATCAAACGCGAGTGGCCCCTGTGTTTCACTCGTCTGAACCCTGAGCGTGTCGCGAGCCGATTAAGCACGTTGTTACTGGCTGAGGAGCTGCGCTGA
- a CDS encoding glycosyltransferase family 4 protein, whose protein sequence is MQLAFVLYKYFPFGGLQRDFMRIALECQQRGHQIRVYTLIWEGDVPPGFEVLVAPVKAFFNHRRNEKLSAWMEADLAKRPVDRLIGFNKMPGLDVYYAADGCFEDKAQNLRHSLYRSFGRYRHFAEYERAVFAKDAKTEVLMISEVQQPLFIKHYDTPLERFHLLPPGIAQDRRAPPNAAEIRAGFREEFNLGEDDLLLVQIGSGFKTKGVDRSLKALAALPAELKKRTRLFVIGQDDPKVFQLQSAALGLGDNVQFLKGRSDIPRFLLGADLLIHPAYNENTGTVLLEALVAGLPVLVTAVCGYAHYIAEADSGLVLDEPFEQAQLNQYLARMLNDPPQRAAWSRNGLAFAETADLYSMPQHAADVILAEQH, encoded by the coding sequence ATGCAACTGGCTTTTGTTCTGTACAAATATTTCCCCTTCGGTGGCCTGCAGCGCGACTTCATGCGCATTGCACTGGAATGCCAGCAGCGCGGCCATCAGATCCGGGTCTACACCCTGATTTGGGAAGGCGACGTACCGCCAGGCTTCGAAGTGCTGGTGGCGCCGGTCAAGGCGTTCTTCAATCATCGGCGTAACGAGAAGCTGAGTGCCTGGATGGAAGCCGACCTGGCCAAGCGGCCGGTGGACCGACTGATCGGGTTCAACAAGATGCCGGGCCTGGACGTGTACTACGCCGCCGACGGCTGCTTTGAAGACAAGGCGCAAAACCTGCGTCATTCGCTGTACCGCAGCTTTGGCCGCTACCGGCACTTTGCCGAATATGAACGCGCAGTATTCGCCAAGGACGCCAAGACCGAAGTTTTGATGATTTCTGAAGTCCAGCAGCCGCTGTTCATCAAGCATTACGACACCCCGCTGGAGCGTTTCCATTTGCTGCCGCCGGGCATCGCCCAGGACCGTCGGGCACCGCCGAACGCGGCTGAGATTCGCGCTGGGTTCCGTGAGGAATTCAACCTGGGCGAGGACGATTTGCTGCTGGTGCAAATCGGCTCCGGCTTCAAGACCAAGGGCGTGGATCGCAGCCTTAAGGCGCTGGCGGCACTCCCGGCTGAACTGAAAAAACGTACGCGGCTGTTTGTAATTGGCCAGGACGACCCCAAAGTATTCCAATTGCAGAGTGCTGCCTTAGGGCTCGGCGATAATGTGCAGTTCCTCAAGGGACGCAGCGATATCCCGCGTTTCCTGCTGGGCGCCGACTTGCTGATTCACCCGGCCTACAACGAAAACACCGGGACTGTGCTGCTCGAAGCCCTGGTGGCCGGGCTGCCGGTGCTTGTCACGGCGGTCTGTGGTTATGCCCATTACATTGCCGAGGCCGACAGCGGCCTGGTGCTGGATGAACCTTTTGAACAGGCCCAGCTCAATCAATACTTGGCACGGATGCTTAACGATCCACCACAGCGCGCGGCCTGGAGCCGTAATGGTCTGGCTTTCGCCGAGACGGCCGACCTCTATAGCATGCCGCAGCACGCTGCTGATGTGATTCTGGCGGAGCAACACTGA
- the rfaP gene encoding lipopolysaccharide core heptose(I) kinase RfaP → MKLILAEPFKTLWAGRDAFAEVELLDGQVYRELEARRTLRTEVDGRGYFVKIHRGIGWGEIFKNLLTAKLPVLGAGQEWQAVQRLQEVGVPTMTAVAYGERGSNPADQHSFIVTEELAPTVSLEDFSIDWVKQPPEPRLKRALIAEVARMTGMMHRAGVNHRDCYICHFLLHTDKPVTADDFKLSVIDLHRAQTRPAISQRWRNKDLAALYFSALDIGLTQRDKLRFLKGYFQQPLRQILAEERALLSWLQRKAEKLYDRKQRYGDAL, encoded by the coding sequence ATGAAGTTGATTCTTGCCGAGCCGTTCAAGACCCTTTGGGCCGGACGCGATGCGTTTGCCGAAGTCGAGTTGTTGGACGGTCAGGTTTACCGTGAACTGGAAGCCCGGCGCACCTTGCGCACCGAGGTGGACGGACGCGGCTACTTTGTAAAAATCCACCGTGGCATCGGCTGGGGCGAGATCTTCAAGAACCTGCTGACCGCCAAGCTGCCGGTGTTGGGCGCGGGCCAGGAATGGCAGGCTGTTCAACGCCTGCAAGAAGTCGGCGTACCGACCATGACGGCAGTTGCCTACGGCGAGCGCGGCAGCAATCCGGCAGACCAGCATTCTTTTATCGTTACCGAAGAGCTGGCGCCGACCGTCAGCCTGGAAGACTTCAGTATCGATTGGGTCAAGCAGCCGCCAGAGCCTCGGCTCAAGCGTGCATTGATCGCTGAAGTGGCGCGCATGACCGGCATGATGCATCGCGCCGGGGTCAATCATCGTGACTGCTACATCTGCCACTTCCTGTTGCACACCGACAAACCGGTGACCGCCGATGACTTCAAGTTGTCGGTAATCGACCTGCACCGCGCCCAGACCCGGCCGGCCATCAGCCAGCGCTGGCGCAACAAGGACCTGGCGGCGCTGTACTTTTCCGCCCTGGACATCGGTCTGACCCAGCGCGACAAGTTGCGCTTTCTCAAGGGCTACTTCCAGCAGCCATTGCGTCAGATTCTGGCAGAGGAGCGCGCATTGCTTTCGTGGTTACAGCGCAAGGCGGAAAAGCTCTATGACCGCAAACAGCGTTACGGGGATGCGCTCTGA
- a CDS encoding lipopolysaccharide kinase InaA family protein, with product MAGWNLEPAYAALADDFGSLEAVFALQGEQLTCDPLSEVIRVERNGVNYYVKRYVGAGKGLRRYLGKPRVRSEWQNLKRFAKWGIPTAEVVAWGLKRKGLAYDRGAMITRELPKTTDLSVLAERKDPQLRDPKWVDKVSRQLAEYTRTMHDHRFTHNDLKWRNLLVDQQQTLYLIDCPNGDFWRGFWLKYRITKDLACLDKVAKYHLSATQRLRFYLQYRQRSHLSASDKQRIRHVVKFFEGRE from the coding sequence ATGGCGGGTTGGAACCTGGAACCTGCTTATGCCGCCCTGGCGGACGACTTTGGTAGCCTTGAAGCGGTGTTCGCCTTGCAAGGTGAACAGCTGACGTGCGATCCATTGTCCGAAGTCATCCGTGTCGAGCGCAACGGGGTCAATTATTACGTCAAGCGTTATGTCGGTGCCGGCAAAGGCTTACGTCGTTATCTGGGCAAACCTCGGGTCAGGTCCGAGTGGCAGAACCTCAAGCGCTTCGCCAAGTGGGGCATTCCCACCGCTGAAGTGGTCGCTTGGGGGCTCAAGCGCAAGGGCCTGGCTTACGACCGTGGGGCAATGATCACCCGCGAGCTGCCCAAGACAACTGACCTGTCGGTCCTGGCCGAGCGCAAGGACCCGCAATTGCGTGACCCAAAGTGGGTGGATAAGGTCAGCCGCCAGCTCGCCGAATACACCCGTACGATGCATGACCACCGGTTTACCCACAACGATTTGAAGTGGCGCAACCTGTTGGTCGATCAGCAGCAAACCCTGTATTTGATTGACTGTCCCAACGGCGATTTCTGGCGTGGGTTCTGGCTCAAGTACCGTATCACCAAGGACCTGGCCTGCCTGGACAAGGTCGCCAAGTATCACTTGTCGGCCACCCAGCGCCTGCGGTTCTACCTGCAATACCGTCAGCGCTCGCACCTGAGCGCGTCGGATAAACAGCGAATTCGCCATGTGGTGAAGTTTTTCGAGGGGCGCGAATGA
- a CDS encoding lipopolysaccharide kinase InaA family protein: MSDFLAAEDRTLLERNGLGTFDALWAKQLEAVDEPNTSGDGWSSVFRLEVEGQGYYLKRQSNYLTRTLHRPFGEPTFSREFRNISRYRRLAIPALQAAFFGERKVGGEHRAILLTRALDGWNDLDSLLEQWPQLSDAEQQAILRACGQLARKVHSVGQVHGCFYPKHIFLKASGDGFAAQLIDLEKTRPLMFGWRDRIKDLEPLLRRAPQWSDEQIRQLLAAYIDQPEDGSLVAAWGRRLAARRSQKETR; the protein is encoded by the coding sequence ATGAGTGACTTCCTGGCGGCCGAAGACCGTACTCTATTGGAGCGCAACGGCCTGGGTACCTTTGACGCTTTGTGGGCTAAACAGCTTGAGGCCGTGGACGAGCCGAACACCAGTGGCGATGGCTGGAGCAGCGTGTTCCGGCTGGAGGTTGAGGGCCAGGGCTACTACCTCAAGCGCCAGAGCAACTATCTGACTCGTACCCTGCATCGGCCCTTTGGTGAACCGACGTTTTCTCGCGAGTTTCGCAATATCAGCCGCTATCGGCGGCTGGCGATCCCGGCGTTGCAGGCGGCTTTTTTTGGCGAGCGCAAGGTTGGCGGCGAGCATCGAGCAATATTGCTGACCCGTGCCCTGGACGGCTGGAATGACCTGGATTCGCTGCTGGAACAATGGCCGCAACTGAGCGACGCCGAGCAGCAAGCGATCCTGCGGGCCTGCGGCCAGCTGGCGCGCAAGGTACACAGCGTGGGCCAGGTTCATGGCTGTTTTTACCCCAAGCATATTTTCCTGAAGGCGTCGGGTGACGGCTTTGCGGCGCAATTGATCGACCTGGAAAAGACGCGTCCGCTGATGTTCGGCTGGCGGGATCGCATCAAGGACCTGGAACCGTTGCTCAGGCGTGCTCCGCAATGGTCTGACGAGCAGATTCGACAGTTGTTGGCGGCTTACATTGATCAGCCTGAAGACGGCTCACTGGTTGCCGCCTGGGGCCGGCGCCTGGCAGCCCGCCGCAGTCAAAAGGAGACGCGTTGA
- a CDS encoding lipopolysaccharide kinase InaA family protein has translation MRLSDLKGAGRTPSLPLSVELADAAGPGQLQLLSLLRVLPGQRYVGAAVWRGRPVLAKLLVGSKAARHFQSELQGVRLLAEQGLTTPQLLADGLNEGEGGWLLFELLDGAHSLADAWQAVESLPPLADEQQEVLAEALTAIGQMHAKGLWQEDLHLDNLLRQDGKLYLIDGAGIRVEQAGKPLSRNRVLENLGVFFAQLPKNLEPYTEELLVHYLLSNGEHALPLEALQKQVRKVSAWRLRDFLSKVGRECTLFSVLRGPFALRAIRREEEAAMLPVLEQADALLDQGHLYKTGGAASVAKVEVAGRPLVIKRYNIKGFAHWLKRFWRPSRAWHSWREGNRLAFLGIATPKPLALLERRFFWLRSRAYLITEYLPGPDIIERFAPYVENGEAPDAELLALDHLFAELIRERISHGDFKGHNLFWHEGRWTLIDLDSMCQHGSVSSFAPAYAKDRARFMRNWPESSALYRLIDQRLPRQVELVS, from the coding sequence ATGCGTTTGTCCGATCTGAAAGGCGCCGGTCGTACTCCCAGCCTGCCCCTGAGCGTGGAACTGGCCGATGCGGCTGGACCTGGTCAACTGCAATTGCTCAGTCTGCTGCGGGTATTGCCGGGGCAGCGCTATGTGGGCGCGGCGGTCTGGCGCGGGCGTCCGGTGCTGGCCAAATTGTTGGTTGGCAGTAAGGCTGCGCGGCATTTTCAGAGTGAGTTGCAGGGTGTACGCCTGCTGGCTGAGCAAGGCCTGACGACTCCGCAATTGTTGGCCGATGGCCTGAACGAAGGCGAGGGCGGCTGGCTGTTGTTCGAACTCCTGGATGGAGCGCACAGCCTGGCTGACGCCTGGCAGGCCGTCGAATCCTTGCCGCCGTTGGCGGATGAGCAGCAGGAGGTTCTCGCTGAGGCCTTGACGGCCATTGGGCAAATGCACGCCAAGGGCCTGTGGCAGGAAGACTTGCACTTGGACAACCTGCTGCGTCAGGACGGCAAGTTGTATTTGATCGATGGTGCAGGGATCCGTGTTGAGCAGGCGGGCAAACCGCTGTCACGCAACCGGGTGTTGGAAAACCTCGGTGTGTTTTTCGCCCAGTTGCCGAAAAACCTTGAACCGTACACCGAAGAATTGTTGGTGCACTACCTGCTGAGCAATGGTGAGCACGCATTGCCGCTGGAAGCCCTGCAAAAGCAGGTGCGTAAAGTCAGTGCCTGGCGCCTGCGGGATTTCTTGAGCAAGGTTGGCCGTGAATGCACGTTGTTCAGTGTGTTGCGTGGGCCCTTCGCCTTGCGCGCGATTCGCCGCGAGGAAGAAGCGGCGATGCTGCCGGTGCTGGAGCAGGCTGACGCTTTGCTCGATCAAGGGCATCTGTACAAGACCGGCGGCGCGGCCAGTGTGGCCAAGGTCGAAGTTGCTGGCCGCCCGTTGGTGATCAAGCGCTACAACATCAAGGGTTTCGCCCATTGGCTCAAGCGCTTCTGGCGGCCGAGCCGTGCCTGGCACTCCTGGCGCGAAGGCAACCGCCTGGCCTTCCTCGGCATTGCTACGCCCAAGCCGCTGGCTTTATTGGAAAGGCGTTTTTTCTGGCTGCGTAGCCGGGCCTATCTGATCACTGAGTACCTGCCAGGCCCAGACATCATCGAGCGCTTTGCGCCGTATGTAGAAAACGGTGAGGCTCCTGACGCCGAGCTGTTGGCGCTGGACCATTTGTTCGCTGAGTTGATTCGCGAGCGCATCAGTCATGGTGATTTCAAGGGCCATAACCTGTTCTGGCACGAGGGTCGCTGGACACTGATTGATCTGGACTCGATGTGCCAGCACGGCAGTGTCAGCAGTTTCGCCCCGGCCTATGCCAAGGATCGGGCGCGGTTCATGCGTAACTGGCCAGAGAGTAGCGCGTTGTATCGACTGATTGATCAGCGGTTGCCCAGGCAGGTGGAGCTTGTCAGCTGA
- a CDS encoding TonB-dependent receptor — protein MKAVTPTCFAMLLPGLLGLCNNAQADESSLVLDPSVVIGSRNASPSFDLPYSVDSISREQISDGQLGINASEALSRVPGLVVQNRQNYAQDLQISSRGFGARSAFGVRGIKLIADGIPASTPDGQGQAATFNLDTADRIEVLRGPAATLYGSNAGGVIQMFSRDGEGPPRIGAETLIGSDGLSKNHLTAEGSANGVGFVLDASRMDTDGYRDHSSARRDQTFAKLNLNPDDDSKLALIYSSLEQNGTQDPLGQEWEAYKADPRSVSSKALEYNTRKSIDHQQLGMNYERYFGDATLQVNAYTGRRSVIQYLSIPGGTPSDKRGGVVDFDRKFYGGSVHWLQPIAGAPGDLTIISGLDYDRSQDDRQGYSNTLNGEHGVKGALGRDEIDTATSLDPFVQANWLLGDWTLQAGLRHSTMKMDVDDHFLSDGNDSGSKTYQKNTPSVSVMYAFTPDLHGYVSAGKGFETPTQAESAYSTTSNGFNFALKPSVSKQYEVGLKARIGQDTRVNAALFQITTDDELVVQQSIGGRTTYQNAGRTLRRGFELGIESQLSEQWSTNIAYTRLQATYDSDFVGGGKPVDKGNYLPGVPQTTLFAELNWKPRDWVSTAIEGMYRSKVYVEDTNQAHPAPGYSVFNWRARFEQKVEHWTFHQTLRLDNLLDRQYVGSVIVGDGNGRYYEAAPGRSWYMGAGAQYQF, from the coding sequence ATGAAAGCTGTTACCCCCACTTGTTTCGCAATGTTGCTTCCCGGCCTTTTGGGGTTGTGCAACAACGCCCAGGCCGACGAATCCTCACTGGTCCTCGACCCCAGCGTGGTCATCGGTTCGCGCAACGCCAGCCCCAGCTTCGACCTGCCGTACTCCGTGGACAGCATCAGCCGCGAACAGATCAGCGACGGCCAATTGGGCATCAACGCCTCCGAAGCCCTGTCCCGCGTACCGGGGCTGGTGGTGCAGAACCGTCAGAACTACGCTCAGGACCTGCAGATTTCCTCTCGCGGCTTCGGCGCGCGCTCGGCGTTTGGCGTACGCGGTATCAAGTTGATTGCCGACGGCATCCCCGCCAGCACCCCGGACGGCCAGGGCCAGGCCGCCACCTTTAATCTAGACACCGCTGACCGTATCGAAGTACTTCGCGGCCCGGCCGCCACCCTGTATGGCAGCAATGCCGGCGGGGTGATCCAGATGTTTTCCCGGGACGGCGAAGGCCCACCGCGCATCGGCGCTGAAACCCTGATCGGCAGCGACGGCCTGAGCAAGAACCACCTGACCGCCGAAGGCTCAGCGAACGGCGTAGGCTTCGTCCTCGACGCCTCGCGCATGGACACCGATGGCTACCGCGACCACAGCAGCGCCCGCCGCGATCAGACCTTCGCCAAGCTCAACCTCAACCCCGATGACGACAGCAAACTGGCGCTGATCTACAGCAGCCTGGAGCAGAATGGTACCCAGGATCCTCTGGGGCAGGAGTGGGAGGCGTATAAAGCGGATCCACGCTCGGTAAGCAGCAAAGCCCTGGAATACAACACCCGAAAGAGCATTGATCATCAACAATTGGGGATGAATTACGAGCGGTACTTCGGCGATGCAACGTTGCAGGTCAATGCCTATACCGGCCGGCGGAGCGTCATCCAGTATCTGTCGATTCCAGGCGGCACACCTTCGGACAAACGCGGCGGCGTGGTGGATTTCGACCGAAAATTCTACGGCGGCTCGGTCCACTGGCTACAGCCCATCGCTGGTGCACCAGGCGACCTGACGATTATCAGCGGCCTGGATTACGACCGCAGCCAGGATGATCGCCAAGGCTACTCAAACACCCTGAACGGCGAACATGGCGTAAAAGGCGCGCTGGGCCGCGATGAAATCGACACCGCCACCAGCCTCGACCCGTTCGTACAGGCCAACTGGCTGCTGGGGGATTGGACCCTGCAAGCGGGCCTGCGCCACAGCACCATGAAGATGGACGTGGATGACCACTTCCTCAGCGACGGCAACGACAGCGGCAGCAAGACCTACCAGAAAAACACCCCGTCGGTCAGCGTGATGTACGCCTTCACTCCCGACCTGCATGGCTATGTCAGCGCTGGCAAGGGTTTCGAAACACCGACCCAGGCAGAGTCGGCCTATTCGACGACCTCAAATGGTTTCAACTTTGCCCTCAAGCCTTCGGTCAGCAAGCAGTACGAAGTCGGCCTGAAAGCACGGATCGGCCAAGACACTCGGGTCAATGCAGCTCTGTTCCAGATCACCACCGACGACGAGTTGGTCGTGCAGCAATCCATTGGCGGCCGCACCACCTACCAAAACGCTGGCCGCACCCTGCGCCGAGGCTTTGAGTTGGGCATCGAAAGCCAACTGAGCGAGCAGTGGAGCACCAACATCGCCTACACCCGCCTGCAGGCCACCTACGACAGCGATTTCGTGGGCGGCGGGAAACCGGTGGATAAAGGCAACTACCTGCCTGGTGTGCCGCAAACCACACTGTTTGCCGAACTGAACTGGAAACCTCGGGATTGGGTCAGCACCGCCATCGAGGGCATGTACCGCAGCAAGGTCTATGTCGAAGACACCAACCAGGCCCACCCAGCACCGGGCTACAGCGTGTTCAACTGGCGGGCGCGGTTTGAGCAGAAAGTGGAACACTGGACCTTTCACCAGACCTTGCGCCTGGATAACTTGCTGGATCGCCAGTATGTCGGGTCGGTGATTGTCGGAGATGGCAACGGCCGCTATTACGAGGCCGCGCCTGGTCGTTCCTGGTATATGGGAGCCGGTGCGCAATATCAATTTTAA
- a CDS encoding YceK/YidQ family lipoprotein, with amino-acid sequence MNPVKNLFLIVIALSTAGCGTLNTVFREDAVASQNLKDLRSHCENVPRVYSGVVYDFCSLNGEPNSNGNMAAQHVNSVPWVAIDFVASGVLDTLVLPYTIYRQSKDGSIEIFR; translated from the coding sequence GTGAATCCTGTAAAGAACCTCTTTCTCATCGTGATTGCCCTTTCGACTGCAGGCTGCGGCACCCTCAATACTGTATTTAGAGAAGACGCGGTAGCGAGCCAGAACCTTAAGGACTTGCGTAGTCACTGTGAGAATGTGCCGCGTGTTTACAGTGGTGTGGTGTATGACTTCTGCTCCCTCAATGGCGAACCTAACAGCAACGGGAATATGGCTGCTCAGCACGTTAACTCGGTTCCTTGGGTTGCTATTGATTTTGTCGCCTCAGGCGTCCTGGATACGTTGGTGCTGCCTTATACGATCTACCGGCAGAGCAAGGACGGCAGTATCGAGATCTTCCGCTAG
- a CDS encoding carbamoyltransferase: MALTILGLSGALSHDPSAALYIDGKLIAAAEEERFVRDKHAKNRMPYESAKFCLEQAGIKPSDVDVVAIPFAPISLFGEARWHYAKRYWYAPDRALDAILMGNRRYKRYRNKIVWCLEQLGFDPKKIKIEPVEHHLAHASSAYHCSGFQEKTAILGIDGKGEYATTFFGYGENGKIHKIKEFYDPDSLGGLYGAITEFLGFEMLDGEFKVMGMAPYGDASKYDFSRLASFENGELVINTDYANVIGLRRYKEKGKGFYFSPKLIEWLGPKREGDIADEPYIHYAASMQALFEKLALQMIDHYLGDILKDTGKLAFAGGCALNVKLNQKIIARDDVKELFVQPASGDAGTAVGAAAYVSHARGVPVEKMEHVYLGPSYSNEDVIAACAKHPSKPVWRQIENTPQRIAKIMVDGNPVAWFQGRMEFGPRALGGRSIIGCPSATGVADRINHQIKFRERWRPFCPSMLDTVAPQMIKVDHPAPFMTFTFEVSEEWKTRVPEVVHEDGTSRAQVLKREYNPRYYDMMKELEVLTGNGVSLNTSLNRRGEAMICSPTDALNMFFGSDLEYLIMEDILVVKDGVDPYDSVG; encoded by the coding sequence GTGGCATTGACGATTCTTGGCCTGTCCGGCGCCCTTAGCCATGATCCTTCCGCAGCCTTGTATATCGACGGCAAGCTGATCGCGGCCGCCGAAGAAGAGCGCTTCGTACGCGACAAACATGCAAAGAACCGCATGCCCTACGAATCGGCGAAGTTCTGTCTGGAACAGGCCGGCATCAAACCTTCCGACGTTGATGTGGTAGCGATCCCGTTCGCGCCTATCAGCTTGTTCGGTGAAGCGCGCTGGCACTACGCCAAGCGTTACTGGTACGCCCCGGACCGCGCCCTCGACGCGATCCTGATGGGCAACCGTCGTTACAAGCGCTATCGCAACAAGATCGTCTGGTGCCTGGAGCAACTGGGCTTCGATCCGAAGAAAATCAAGATCGAGCCGGTTGAGCACCACCTGGCCCACGCTTCCAGCGCTTACCACTGCTCGGGCTTCCAGGAGAAGACCGCGATCCTGGGGATCGATGGCAAGGGCGAGTACGCCACCACCTTCTTTGGCTATGGCGAGAACGGCAAGATCCACAAGATCAAGGAATTCTACGATCCGGACTCCCTGGGCGGCCTGTACGGCGCGATCACCGAGTTCCTCGGTTTCGAGATGCTTGACGGTGAGTTCAAGGTCATGGGCATGGCGCCGTATGGCGATGCCAGCAAGTACGATTTCTCGCGCCTGGCCTCCTTTGAGAATGGCGAACTGGTGATCAACACCGACTACGCCAACGTCATCGGCCTGCGCCGTTATAAAGAGAAGGGCAAGGGTTTCTACTTCTCGCCGAAACTGATCGAGTGGCTGGGTCCCAAGCGCGAAGGCGACATCGCCGACGAGCCGTACATCCACTACGCGGCCAGTATGCAGGCGCTGTTCGAGAAGCTGGCGTTGCAGATGATCGACCATTACCTGGGCGACATCCTGAAAGACACCGGCAAGCTGGCCTTCGCCGGCGGCTGTGCGCTGAACGTCAAGCTGAACCAGAAGATCATTGCCCGCGATGACGTCAAGGAGCTGTTCGTGCAGCCGGCGTCCGGCGATGCCGGCACCGCCGTGGGTGCGGCCGCCTATGTGTCCCACGCCCGTGGTGTGCCGGTGGAGAAGATGGAACACGTCTATCTCGGCCCGTCCTACAGCAACGAAGACGTGATCGCTGCCTGTGCCAAGCACCCGAGCAAACCGGTGTGGCGCCAGATCGAAAACACCCCGCAGCGTATTGCCAAGATCATGGTCGACGGTAACCCGGTGGCCTGGTTCCAGGGCCGCATGGAGTTTGGCCCGCGTGCGTTGGGCGGTCGTTCGATCATTGGTTGCCCAAGCGCCACTGGTGTGGCTGACCGGATCAACCACCAGATCAAGTTCCGCGAGCGCTGGAGGCCTTTCTGCCCGTCGATGCTCGACACCGTCGCGCCGCAGATGATCAAGGTCGATCACCCGGCACCGTTCATGACCTTCACCTTTGAAGTGTCGGAAGAGTGGAAGACCCGTGTGCCGGAAGTGGTCCATGAAGATGGTACTTCCCGTGCCCAGGTGCTCAAGCGCGAATACAACCCGCGTTACTACGACATGATGAAAGAGCTGGAAGTGCTGACTGGCAACGGTGTGTCCCTGAACACCTCGCTCAACCGTCGTGGCGAAGCGATGATCTGCTCGCCGACTGACGCACTGAACATGTTCTTCGGCTCGGATCTGGAGTACCTGATCATGGAAGACATCCTGGTGGTCAAGGATGGCGTGGACCCTTATGACTCGGTCGGCTGA